A section of the Mesorhizobium loti genome encodes:
- a CDS encoding 6-hydroxynicotinate reductase, whose protein sequence is MSELAERFETHDPGEKLVAEKIRCDACPVMCYIADGRTGACDRYGNAGGRIVRMDPLTILDHAAETGAAIVPFVAEGEAWDGELVNTGRRFVTAIGAGTTYPDYKPAPFIVSQEVEGVDLVTVVTEGIFSYCGVKVKIDTDRHIGPETAVVRAEGEAIGHVTTGEYGSQMLSLGGVHHLTGGSKAEGRATCDALLNLCNRKPVELIIDGGATIIVEAGKPPVIDGKQEHRMRVGCGSATIGMFATQWRGLVDEVVVVDDHITGVVSEHQAGKVLGWQDTGIKIIGRRSTPGRYFKVSEPGLGWGGTSISDPLSILGDWNAKKGARPGLSLLMVSTTGEQFAYYELDDELKPVEKPFPERLRKSVNLIEDNCEPALCTVLFIGGAGGSLRAGVTENPVNLTRSVQGLKTYVTVGGAPVYVWPGGGITLMVDVTRVPEGAFGYVPTPALVAPIEFTLRRDDYIRLGGYEAEIRSVEDIVAKGGEYLNPRRGAGAPSDNPWPPLAQLRRAASNGAG, encoded by the coding sequence ATGAGCGAGCTTGCCGAGCGCTTCGAAACGCACGATCCCGGCGAGAAGCTGGTGGCGGAGAAGATCCGCTGCGATGCCTGCCCGGTCATGTGCTACATCGCAGATGGCCGCACCGGCGCCTGCGACCGCTACGGCAATGCCGGCGGCCGGATCGTACGGATGGACCCTCTGACCATCCTCGACCACGCGGCCGAGACCGGCGCGGCGATCGTGCCTTTCGTCGCCGAAGGCGAGGCCTGGGACGGCGAGCTGGTCAACACCGGGCGCCGCTTCGTCACGGCAATAGGCGCCGGCACCACCTATCCCGACTACAAGCCGGCGCCGTTCATCGTCAGCCAGGAGGTCGAGGGCGTCGATCTCGTCACGGTCGTCACCGAAGGCATCTTTTCGTATTGCGGCGTCAAGGTGAAGATCGATACCGACCGTCATATCGGACCGGAAACGGCTGTTGTTCGGGCGGAGGGCGAGGCGATCGGCCATGTCACGACAGGCGAATACGGCTCGCAAATGCTGTCGCTGGGCGGGGTGCATCACCTCACCGGCGGCTCCAAGGCCGAAGGCCGCGCCACCTGCGATGCGCTGCTCAATCTGTGCAACCGCAAGCCGGTGGAACTGATCATCGACGGCGGTGCCACCATCATCGTCGAAGCCGGCAAACCACCTGTCATCGACGGCAAGCAGGAGCACCGCATGCGCGTCGGCTGCGGCTCGGCGACGATCGGCATGTTCGCCACGCAATGGCGCGGGCTGGTCGACGAGGTGGTGGTGGTCGACGACCACATCACCGGCGTCGTTTCCGAGCATCAGGCCGGCAAGGTGCTGGGCTGGCAGGATACGGGGATCAAGATCATTGGCCGCCGCTCGACGCCGGGCCGCTATTTCAAGGTCTCCGAGCCGGGCCTCGGCTGGGGCGGCACCTCGATTTCCGACCCGCTGTCGATCCTTGGCGACTGGAACGCCAAGAAGGGCGCGCGGCCCGGCCTGTCGCTGCTGATGGTTTCGACCACAGGCGAACAATTCGCCTACTACGAACTCGACGACGAATTGAAGCCGGTCGAAAAACCGTTTCCCGAACGGCTGCGGAAGTCGGTCAATCTGATCGAGGACAATTGCGAGCCGGCGCTGTGTACCGTGCTGTTCATCGGCGGCGCCGGCGGTTCGCTGCGGGCCGGCGTCACCGAGAACCCGGTCAATCTCACCCGGTCTGTTCAAGGCCTGAAGACCTATGTGACGGTCGGCGGCGCGCCGGTCTATGTCTGGCCGGGCGGCGGCATCACGCTGATGGTCGATGTCACCAGGGTGCCGGAAGGCGCTTTCGGCTATGTGCCGACACCGGCGCTGGTGGCGCCGATCGAATTCACGCTGCGCCGCGACGACTATATCAGGCTTGGCGGCTACGAGGCCGAAATCCGCAGCGTCGAGGACATCGTCGCCAAGGGCGGCGAATACCTCAACCCACGTCGCGGAGCCGGCGCGCCGTCCGACAATCCATGGCCGCCGCTCGCGCAATTGCGGCGTGCCGCCTCGAACGGAGCCGGATGA
- a CDS encoding UPF0280 family protein: MDGPQVHWLQDGKRLHLNHGPIDLIVEAFGEADECRAAYAQAVARFQTILIELVKELPELRLPAFFLRPRAFDGPTARRMEAAVMPLAECFITPMAAVAGSVADEMLAALLAGRRLDRAYVNNGGDSALHIGTGQSIGLAVAGTGNGIADRITIRAEDGVRGVATSGWRGRSFSLGIADAVTVLARTGAEADAAATLIANAVDLPGNPAIKRTPAQELSPDSDLGARLVTQAVGTLAFGEVAQALDNGLAVAEDFRRRGLIAASALFLGGEARISGSVALSAPNKHTREEIAHA, translated from the coding sequence ATGGACGGCCCGCAAGTCCACTGGCTGCAGGACGGCAAGCGGCTGCACCTCAACCACGGGCCGATCGACCTGATCGTCGAGGCCTTTGGCGAGGCGGACGAGTGTCGTGCCGCCTACGCCCAGGCTGTCGCGCGCTTCCAGACGATCCTGATCGAGTTGGTCAAGGAGCTTCCCGAATTGCGGCTCCCGGCATTTTTCCTGCGGCCGCGTGCCTTTGACGGCCCGACGGCGCGCCGCATGGAAGCCGCCGTCATGCCCTTGGCGGAATGCTTCATAACACCGATGGCGGCCGTTGCAGGATCGGTAGCCGACGAAATGCTCGCCGCATTGCTTGCCGGCCGCCGGCTCGATCGCGCCTATGTCAACAATGGCGGCGACAGCGCTCTTCACATCGGCACGGGCCAATCGATCGGTCTGGCGGTCGCCGGCACCGGCAATGGCATCGCCGACCGGATCACGATCCGCGCGGAAGACGGCGTTCGCGGCGTTGCCACCAGCGGCTGGCGCGGCCGGTCCTTTTCGCTCGGCATCGCCGACGCCGTCACGGTGCTGGCGCGGACCGGCGCAGAGGCCGATGCGGCGGCGACGCTCATCGCCAACGCGGTCGACCTACCCGGCAATCCCGCCATCAAGCGCACTCCGGCACAGGAGCTGTCGCCCGACAGCGATCTCGGCGCGCGGCTGGTGACACAAGCCGTCGGCACACTGGCATTTGGCGAAGTGGCACAGGCGCTGGACAATGGCCTTGCCGTCGCCGAAGATTTTCGCCGGCGCGGGCTGATTGCCGCATCGGCACTGTTTCTTGGCGGTGAGGCCCGCATCAGTGGCTCGGTTGCACTTTCCGCGCCCAACAAACATACGAGGGAGGAAATTGCCCATGCCTGA
- a CDS encoding amino acid synthesis family protein, whose product MPEFPIRKVAVLSEEIFHEGGPVADVPRRRAAAMAVVKNPFAGRYVEDLQSAMDDLKPLGLLLCDRLIAALGGDVKRIDGYGKGAIVGTAGELEHGALWHVPGGYAMRERLGDAKAIVPSAKKVGAFGSKLDVPLGHINAAYVRSHFDAMEVGISDGPRPDEILFCLAMTCGPRVHNRMGGLAADDIKAWDGLR is encoded by the coding sequence ATGCCTGAGTTTCCGATCCGCAAGGTCGCGGTGCTGAGCGAAGAGATCTTTCATGAGGGCGGACCGGTCGCGGACGTACCGCGCCGGCGGGCGGCGGCCATGGCCGTGGTCAAGAACCCGTTCGCGGGGCGCTATGTCGAGGATCTGCAGAGCGCGATGGACGATCTGAAGCCGCTCGGCCTGCTGCTCTGCGACCGGCTGATCGCGGCGCTCGGCGGCGATGTGAAGCGGATCGACGGCTACGGCAAGGGCGCCATCGTCGGCACGGCGGGCGAACTGGAACACGGCGCGCTCTGGCATGTGCCGGGCGGCTACGCCATGCGCGAGCGGCTCGGCGACGCCAAGGCGATCGTGCCATCGGCGAAGAAGGTCGGCGCCTTCGGTTCGAAGCTCGACGTACCGCTGGGCCACATCAACGCCGCCTATGTGCGCAGCCATTTCGATGCCATGGAAGTCGGCATCAGCGACGGCCCGCGTCCCGACGAGATCCTGTTTTGCCTCGCCATGACCTGCGGCCCGCGCGTCCACAACCGCATGGGTGGCCTTGCGGCCGACGACATCAAGGCCTGGGACGGGTTGCGGTGA
- a CDS encoding MarR family winged helix-turn-helix transcriptional regulator has translation MNGEDNLLKLVEAEEPEEHDYLLQEQVGFILRKAHQRHVSIFAAHIGDLTPPQFAALAKLRDVGETSQNQLGTLIAMDAATVKGVIDRLKARGLVELSRHEVDKRRLLVNLTAEGRDAIERLIPLAREITRETLAPLSAKEIATFTKLLAKLA, from the coding sequence GTGAACGGCGAGGACAATCTGCTCAAGCTGGTCGAGGCCGAAGAGCCTGAGGAACATGACTACCTCCTCCAGGAACAGGTCGGCTTCATCCTGCGCAAGGCGCACCAGCGCCACGTGTCTATCTTCGCCGCGCATATAGGCGACCTGACGCCGCCGCAATTCGCGGCGCTGGCCAAGCTGCGCGATGTCGGCGAGACCTCGCAAAACCAGCTCGGCACGCTGATCGCGATGGACGCGGCGACGGTGAAGGGCGTGATCGACCGCCTGAAGGCGCGCGGCCTGGTAGAGCTTTCCAGGCATGAGGTCGACAAAAGGCGGCTGCTGGTCAATCTGACCGCCGAGGGTCGCGATGCGATCGAACGGCTGATCCCGCTGGCCCGCGAAATCACCAGGGAAACGCTGGCGCCGCTCTCGGCCAAGGAGATCGCCACGTTCACAAAGCTGCTGGCGAAGCTGGCGTAG
- a CDS encoding substrate-binding domain-containing protein, translated as MKRRDMLKLAALGAALLTTTALLSTGNAFAQDKKWKIGFSQVTTIEPWRAQFNKDIIAEAAKHPEVELIITDGEDKTEKQVADVENLIRQEVDALLVSPKESAGLTGVVQQAIDAKIPVFVLDRNVDTKDYTQFVGGDNKLIGRAAGEYAVELLGGKGKAAGNVVEIWGGMGTQPAHDRHDGFHEFTDKEPGIKYLLDQQSGDWKQDQAYNLMANALKTNEKIDLVYGHNDPMAYGAYLAAKDVGREKDIKFIGIDGLPNEGVQMVNKGELTATFTYVTPGAEGLRQAIKFLNGEKVEKTITLPTEKITKENAAKVLKDNGL; from the coding sequence ATGAAACGACGTGACATGCTGAAGCTTGCCGCACTCGGCGCGGCACTGCTGACCACCACCGCGCTGCTTTCGACCGGCAACGCCTTCGCCCAGGACAAGAAGTGGAAGATCGGCTTCTCGCAGGTGACGACCATCGAGCCCTGGCGCGCCCAGTTCAACAAGGACATCATCGCCGAAGCCGCCAAGCATCCCGAGGTCGAGCTGATCATCACCGATGGCGAGGACAAGACCGAGAAGCAGGTCGCCGACGTCGAGAACCTGATCCGTCAGGAGGTCGACGCGCTTTTGGTGTCGCCGAAGGAATCCGCGGGCCTGACCGGCGTCGTGCAGCAGGCCATCGACGCCAAGATTCCGGTCTTCGTGCTCGACCGCAACGTCGACACCAAGGACTACACGCAGTTCGTCGGCGGCGATAACAAGCTGATCGGCCGCGCGGCCGGCGAATATGCCGTCGAACTGCTCGGCGGCAAGGGCAAGGCGGCGGGCAATGTCGTCGAGATCTGGGGCGGCATGGGCACCCAGCCGGCGCATGACCGCCATGACGGCTTCCATGAATTCACCGACAAGGAACCGGGCATCAAGTATCTGCTCGACCAGCAGTCGGGCGACTGGAAGCAGGACCAGGCCTACAATCTGATGGCCAACGCGCTGAAAACCAACGAGAAGATCGATCTCGTTTACGGCCACAACGACCCGATGGCCTACGGCGCCTATCTTGCCGCCAAGGACGTCGGCCGCGAGAAGGACATCAAGTTCATCGGCATCGACGGCTTGCCCAATGAAGGCGTGCAAATGGTGAACAAGGGCGAACTGACGGCGACCTTCACCTATGTCACCCCCGGTGCCGAAGGCCTGCGCCAGGCGATCAAGTTCCTCAACGGCGAGAAGGTCGAAAAGACCATCACGCTGCCGACCGAGAAGATCACCAAGGAAAACGCCGCCAAGGTGCTGAAGGACAACGGCCTCTGA
- a CDS encoding ABC transporter permease, which yields MTALKLLSRTKLYWGLIAIFLIGVLGSPVSSKGNNIFLSYGNLLDVLRQVSTTGLIATGMTAVIITGGIDLSVGSLMAICSVVCAMLLTVPGVTPGVVLGVPTVALVALCLGFVVTRFIFLNVEKSRTGPDAAARDVKLDSVRGLVTPAIVGVFLCGLSLWYLLPQIEPKFGVLGVLLVAPCVGLLFGAINGFIIVAGRLQPFIVTLAMMVTALGIARLTAGQNNAVLPVYTGSNATADFEMLRSLVFGVIPMPGLFFLGAILIYGAVLRFTPFGRYVYAIGGNEEAARLSGIAAGRVKIATYAVSGLLAGLAAVLYVAQYRQGKPDAGAGLELDAIAAVVIGGTSLMGGRGSLIGTFCGVLIFGLLSNILQLHNINSNLQLVLKGMIIIGTVLVQERNAGDLLAYLRLPGGQPARKETAAAKRPPQETPSLNLGGNKK from the coding sequence ATGACTGCATTGAAACTCCTGTCCCGGACCAAGCTCTATTGGGGCCTGATCGCCATCTTCCTGATCGGCGTGCTCGGCTCGCCGGTCAGTTCCAAGGGCAACAACATCTTCCTATCCTACGGCAATCTGCTCGACGTGCTGCGCCAGGTGTCGACCACCGGACTGATCGCCACCGGCATGACGGCGGTGATCATCACCGGCGGCATCGATCTCTCCGTCGGCTCGCTGATGGCCATCTGCTCGGTGGTCTGCGCCATGCTGCTGACGGTGCCGGGTGTTACACCGGGCGTCGTGCTGGGCGTGCCGACCGTCGCGCTGGTGGCGCTTTGCCTTGGTTTCGTCGTCACCCGCTTCATTTTCCTCAACGTGGAAAAGTCCCGTACCGGTCCGGATGCCGCCGCGCGCGATGTGAAGCTGGACAGTGTTCGCGGCCTGGTCACGCCGGCAATCGTCGGCGTGTTCCTGTGCGGCCTGTCGCTATGGTACCTGCTGCCGCAGATCGAGCCCAAATTCGGCGTGCTCGGCGTGCTCTTGGTGGCGCCCTGCGTCGGCCTGCTGTTCGGCGCCATCAACGGCTTCATCATCGTTGCCGGTCGGCTGCAGCCCTTCATCGTCACGCTGGCGATGATGGTGACGGCCCTCGGTATCGCCCGGCTCACGGCCGGCCAGAACAATGCCGTGCTGCCGGTCTATACCGGCTCGAACGCCACCGCCGATTTCGAGATGCTGCGCTCGCTGGTGTTCGGCGTCATCCCGATGCCCGGCCTGTTCTTCCTCGGTGCCATCCTGATCTATGGCGCGGTGCTGCGCTTCACGCCGTTCGGCCGCTATGTCTATGCCATCGGCGGCAATGAGGAGGCGGCGCGGCTCTCAGGCATCGCCGCAGGCCGCGTCAAGATCGCGACCTATGCCGTCTCCGGCCTGCTCGCCGGCCTCGCCGCGGTGCTCTATGTGGCGCAGTACCGGCAAGGCAAGCCCGATGCCGGCGCCGGACTGGAGCTCGACGCCATCGCCGCCGTGGTCATCGGCGGAACCAGCCTCATGGGCGGACGCGGCAGCCTGATCGGCACGTTCTGCGGCGTGCTGATCTTCGGGCTGCTCTCCAACATACTGCAGCTCCACAACATCAATTCGAATCTTCAACTGGTGCTGAAGGGGATGATCATCATCGGCACCGTGCTCGTCCAGGAGCGCAATGCCGGCGATCTCCTGGCCTATCTGCGCCTGCCCGGCGGGCAACCGGCGCGCAAGGAAACGGCCGCAGCCAAGCGGCCGCCACAAGAGACCCCGTCTCTCAATCTCGGAGGAAACAAGAAATGA
- a CDS encoding sugar ABC transporter ATP-binding protein: protein MEHRGSIAHGHVAAADHSNVVLSAERISKSFGGIAALVDVGFDLRRGEVHALMGENGAGKSTLMKILSGVYTGYEGTVSVDGRPVSFAGVRDAEDAGIAIIHQELNLVPELSVADNIFLGREKLIAGLIVDRKASSRAAAALLQRLGIELDPEARVGALRVGEQQLVEIAKALSMSARILIMDEPTSALSPAECQRLFRIIRQLAESGVAIIYISHRIDEVMHLAGRVTVFRDGRHVLTRPMAELDENAIISAMVGRDLLASSQEERDPGGRTVLSVSNLSLSKPDRQGWRQVIDGVGFDLAAGEILGIGGLLGSGRTEIMEAIFGSGDGRAGGDIQLDGRSVNIRSPRDARRLGIALVTEDRKTQGLHLQASITDNVALPVVGSLARFGIRSLAGEQGLARQAVKALGIRCQDIDQPAGTLSGGNQQKVVIGKWLATRPRVLLLDEPTRGIDVGAKREIYDLIFQLARDGLAIAVISSELPELLHLSDRILVMAEGRQTGILSRDAASEEAIMRLAAPRRTLSRPAA, encoded by the coding sequence ATGGAGCACAGAGGTTCCATCGCCCATGGGCATGTCGCGGCGGCGGACCATTCCAATGTCGTCCTGAGCGCCGAGCGCATTTCCAAGAGCTTCGGCGGCATCGCCGCCCTGGTCGATGTCGGCTTCGATTTGCGGCGTGGCGAGGTCCATGCCCTGATGGGCGAGAACGGCGCCGGCAAGTCGACGCTGATGAAGATCCTCTCCGGCGTCTATACCGGCTACGAAGGCACGGTCAGCGTCGATGGAAGACCGGTCAGCTTCGCCGGCGTGCGCGACGCCGAGGATGCCGGCATCGCCATCATCCACCAGGAGCTCAACCTGGTGCCGGAACTCAGCGTCGCCGACAACATCTTCCTCGGCCGCGAAAAACTGATCGCCGGGCTGATCGTCGACCGCAAGGCGAGCAGCCGTGCGGCGGCCGCCCTCCTGCAGCGACTCGGCATTGAACTCGATCCGGAAGCGCGCGTCGGCGCCTTGCGCGTCGGCGAACAGCAACTGGTGGAGATCGCCAAGGCGCTGTCGATGTCGGCGCGCATCCTGATCATGGACGAGCCGACCTCGGCCCTTTCGCCCGCCGAATGCCAGCGGCTGTTCCGCATCATCCGCCAGCTTGCCGAAAGCGGTGTCGCCATCATCTACATCTCGCACCGCATCGACGAGGTGATGCATCTGGCCGGCCGCGTCACGGTGTTCCGCGACGGGCGCCATGTGCTGACGCGGCCGATGGCCGAGCTTGACGAGAATGCCATCATTTCGGCGATGGTCGGACGGGACCTGCTCGCATCCTCCCAAGAGGAGCGGGATCCCGGCGGCCGAACCGTGCTTTCGGTCAGCAATCTGTCGCTGTCGAAGCCCGACCGCCAGGGTTGGCGGCAAGTGATCGACGGCGTCGGCTTCGATCTGGCCGCGGGCGAAATCCTCGGCATAGGCGGCCTTCTGGGCTCGGGCCGCACCGAGATCATGGAAGCGATCTTCGGCTCGGGCGATGGCCGTGCCGGCGGGGATATCCAACTCGACGGCCGGTCCGTGAACATCCGCTCGCCGCGCGACGCCAGGCGGCTGGGCATCGCGCTGGTCACCGAGGACCGCAAGACGCAAGGCCTGCACTTGCAGGCCTCGATCACGGACAATGTCGCGCTGCCCGTGGTCGGGTCGCTGGCACGCTTCGGCATCCGCTCGCTGGCCGGCGAGCAGGGCCTGGCGAGGCAGGCGGTCAAGGCACTCGGCATCCGCTGCCAGGACATCGATCAGCCCGCCGGCACGCTGTCGGGCGGCAACCAGCAGAAGGTCGTCATCGGCAAGTGGCTGGCGACCAGGCCGCGCGTGCTTTTGCTGGACGAGCCGACGCGCGGCATCGATGTCGGCGCCAAGCGCGAGATCTACGACCTCATCTTCCAGTTGGCGCGCGATGGCCTGGCCATCGCGGTCATCAGTTCCGAATTGCCGGAATTGCTGCATCTCTCCGATCGCATCCTGGTGATGGCCGAGGGCCGCCAGACCGGTATTCTTTCCCGCGACGCGGCAAGCGAAGAGGCCATCATGCGCCTTGCGGCGCCGCGCCGGACGCTATCGAGACCAGCCGCATGA
- a CDS encoding LacI family DNA-binding transcriptional regulator, whose product MLHVAEAARVSVATVSALINGTATVSPELSQRIEQAIRDIGYKRNAIARSLKMGTTRTIGLTVPHITNPFFTDVVSVIQQAFDRAGYAVMLCCTDEDLNTQDDQIRLLLDRMVDGLIVARVGDGAILKGIVDDANVPVVLLDRICEGVDTDAVVLDNQRAVFDAITYLINLGHRRIGYITGTSDISPMHDRMTGYSEALRAAGLPVAEELVRSGNFHEIDGYNATMQLLSLHNRPSAIFSANNPMVIGTMKAIRDIGLSCPEDISVACFDDFPWSDVFQPQLTTVAQPVQAIGEQAANLLLDRLAGNRDAPPRKLVLKGRLMIRNSCRPLGAIAQSASA is encoded by the coding sequence ATGCTGCATGTGGCGGAAGCGGCGCGTGTCTCGGTCGCCACCGTGTCGGCGCTGATCAACGGCACGGCGACCGTCAGCCCCGAACTCAGCCAGCGCATCGAGCAGGCGATCCGCGATATCGGCTACAAGCGCAATGCGATCGCCCGCAGCCTGAAAATGGGCACGACGCGCACCATTGGCCTGACCGTGCCGCACATCACCAATCCGTTCTTCACCGATGTCGTCTCGGTCATCCAGCAGGCCTTCGACCGCGCCGGCTATGCCGTCATGCTTTGCTGCACGGACGAGGATCTGAACACCCAGGACGACCAGATCAGGCTCTTGCTCGACCGCATGGTCGACGGGCTGATCGTGGCGCGTGTCGGCGACGGCGCGATCCTCAAGGGGATCGTCGACGACGCCAATGTGCCGGTCGTGCTGCTGGACCGCATCTGCGAAGGCGTCGATACCGACGCGGTGGTGCTCGACAACCAGCGCGCCGTGTTCGACGCCATCACCTACCTGATCAATCTTGGCCACCGGCGCATCGGCTACATCACCGGCACATCCGATATTTCGCCCATGCACGACCGCATGACCGGATACAGCGAGGCGCTTCGGGCGGCCGGCCTGCCGGTGGCCGAGGAACTGGTTCGCTCCGGCAATTTCCATGAGATCGACGGCTATAACGCGACCATGCAGCTGCTGTCGCTGCACAATCGGCCAAGCGCGATCTTCTCCGCCAACAACCCGATGGTGATCGGCACCATGAAGGCGATCCGCGACATCGGCCTGTCCTGCCCGGAGGATATTTCGGTCGCCTGCTTCGACGATTTTCCGTGGTCCGACGTGTTCCAGCCGCAACTGACCACGGTGGCGCAGCCGGTGCAGGCGATCGGTGAACAGGCGGCCAATCTGCTGCTCGACCGCCTTGCCGGCAACCGGGACGCGCCGCCGCGCAAGCTGGTGCTCAAAGGCCGGCTGATGATCCGCAATTCGTGCCGGCCGCTCGGCGCAATCGCGCAGAGCGCGAGTGCCTGA
- a CDS encoding inositol monophosphatase family protein — translation MKNDHEARERFAIDLARRAGDLGLRYFRDLESLTIESKGHQDLVSQADREVELFIRAAIAADYPQDGIVGEEHASVAGSTGHVWVIDPIDGTANFVRGIPAWCVVIACARDGETVVGVIHEPSTGETFHGRRDGGAFVNGRPIKASAATSLEEGSVGTGFSNRAEAENIAVLIKKILAEGGVFFRNASGALMLAYVASGRLLGYVEEHMNAWDCLAGMLLIEEAGGAVLKADRATVLQSGTQVISGGKGVFSKLQALCSGVFKP, via the coding sequence TTGAAAAACGACCATGAAGCGCGCGAGCGGTTTGCCATCGATCTGGCGCGGCGCGCCGGTGACCTCGGACTCAGATATTTCCGCGATCTGGAGAGCCTGACCATCGAGAGCAAGGGCCATCAGGACCTGGTCTCGCAAGCCGACCGTGAGGTCGAGCTGTTCATCCGCGCCGCGATCGCCGCCGACTATCCGCAAGATGGCATCGTCGGCGAGGAGCATGCCTCGGTCGCAGGCTCGACAGGCCATGTCTGGGTCATCGACCCCATCGACGGCACCGCCAATTTCGTGCGCGGCATTCCGGCCTGGTGCGTGGTGATCGCTTGCGCGCGGGATGGGGAGACGGTCGTCGGCGTCATCCACGAGCCGTCGACCGGCGAGACGTTTCACGGCAGGCGCGACGGTGGCGCCTTCGTCAACGGCCGGCCGATCAAGGCAAGCGCGGCGACCAGCCTGGAAGAAGGGTCGGTGGGGACCGGCTTCTCGAATCGGGCCGAAGCCGAGAACATCGCCGTGCTGATCAAGAAGATCCTCGCCGAAGGCGGTGTCTTCTTCCGCAACGCGTCCGGCGCGCTGATGCTGGCCTATGTGGCCTCGGGCCGGCTGCTTGGCTATGTGGAGGAGCACATGAACGCCTGGGACTGCCTGGCCGGCATGCTGTTGATCGAGGAAGCCGGCGGTGCCGTTCTGAAGGCGGATCGCGCGACGGTGCTGCAAAGCGGGACACAGGTCATATCAGGCGGCAAGGGCGTCTTTTCGAAACTGCAGGCGCTTTGTTCCGGAGTGTTCAAGCCCTGA
- a CDS encoding LLM class flavin-dependent oxidoreductase, giving the protein MTELSVLDLSPIVEGSDASQSLANSLDLARHAERLGYKRYWLAEHHNMPGIASAATSVVIAHVAGGTKTIRVGAGGIMLPNHAPLVIAEQFGTLAALFPGRIDLGLGRAPGTDMNTARALRRNLEAGADNFPQDVVELMGYFLPAEEGQRLRAVPGEGQTVPIWILGSSLYGAQLAAMLGLPYAFASHFAPAELDHALDIYRSRFQPSEQLDKPHVMLGLNVFAAPTDAEARLLFTSLQQAFVNLRTGRPGKLPPPVENYDRDLDPMAKTMLGQALSCAVVGSPETVRQGIDAFVRRTGADELMVTAQIFDHAARVRSFEILAEAHKSLLQAA; this is encoded by the coding sequence ATGACCGAACTGTCCGTTCTCGACCTGTCGCCGATCGTCGAAGGCAGCGATGCCTCGCAGTCGCTGGCCAACTCGCTCGATCTTGCCCGCCATGCCGAGCGGCTGGGCTACAAGCGCTACTGGCTGGCCGAGCATCACAACATGCCGGGTATCGCCAGCGCCGCCACATCGGTGGTCATCGCTCATGTCGCCGGCGGCACCAAAACCATTCGCGTCGGGGCCGGCGGCATCATGTTGCCCAACCATGCGCCGCTGGTGATCGCCGAGCAGTTCGGCACGCTGGCGGCCCTGTTTCCCGGCCGCATCGATCTGGGGCTCGGCCGGGCCCCCGGCACCGACATGAACACCGCGCGCGCTTTGCGCCGCAACCTCGAAGCCGGTGCTGACAATTTCCCGCAGGATGTCGTCGAACTGATGGGCTATTTCCTCCCCGCGGAGGAAGGCCAGCGCCTGCGCGCCGTGCCGGGCGAAGGCCAGACCGTGCCGATCTGGATCCTCGGCTCGAGCCTCTATGGCGCGCAGCTCGCCGCCATGCTTGGCCTGCCCTACGCCTTTGCCTCGCATTTCGCGCCAGCGGAGCTCGATCATGCGCTGGACATCTACCGCTCCCGCTTCCAGCCGTCGGAGCAGCTCGACAAGCCGCATGTCATGCTCGGCCTCAATGTCTTCGCGGCACCTACCGATGCCGAGGCGCGTCTGCTGTTCACCTCGCTGCAGCAGGCCTTCGTCAACCTGCGCACCGGCAGGCCGGGAAAATTGCCGCCGCCCGTCGAGAACTATGACCGCGATCTCGACCCGATGGCCAAGACAATGCTCGGCCAGGCGCTGTCCTGCGCCGTCGTCGGCTCTCCCGAAACGGTGCGGCAAGGCATCGACGCCTTCGTGCGCCGCACCGGTGCCGACGAGCTGATGGTCACCGCGCAGATCTTTGATCACGCGGCGCGGGTGCGCTCCTTCGAGATCTTGGCTGAGGCTCACAAATCGCTTTTGCAGGCGGCCTGA